The genomic segment ATGCTCATTATAGGAGCTGCAATGAGAAAACTGGTTCATATAATTTACGGCGTGCTTAAAAACAAGGTACCTTTCGATCCAAATTACTCTCTCAAATCCTCTTGACTTCCAAGACGGTATCTGAACTTGTTTCAGAGAAGGGTTTATATACCCGGCACATTGCTAATTAGTCCAAAACAAGGCCCGTGTGTCCCTCATTTCGCAAGCTCCACCATCAATATCTCGTTCACGAGCTTCGGGTTAGCCTTCCCCTGGGTCGCCTTCATCACCTTGCCGACGAAGAAGCCGATGAGCTTCTCGTCCCCGGCTTTGTATCTGGAGATTTCCCCCGGGTGGTTCTTCAGTATATCCGCGATTATGCCTTCGAGCGCGCCCCTGTCGGATATCTGCTTTATGCCCTTTTCCTCGACGATCTCCTTCGCAGTCTTCCCCGTCGAAACCATT from the Thermodesulfobacteriota bacterium genome contains:
- a CDS encoding IS110 family transposase, translated to MLIIGAAMRKLVHIIYGVLKNKVPFDPNYSLKSS